The DNA region GCAGCGCCGAGCGCGCGATGCCGTCGCCGTGCTCGCCGGACGGCGAGCCGCCGTGCTTGAGGATGAGCTGCGCGGCGCGGTGCAGGAACGACTGGTAGCGGTCCCGCCCGGTCACCGAGACCAGGTCGAAGTCGAGTCGGACGTGGACACAGCCCTCGCCGAAGTGACCGTAGGTGACGCCCTGGTAGCCGTACTCGTCGGTGAGATCGGCGAACTCCCGCAGGTAGTCGGCGAGCCGCTCCGGCGGGACCGCGGAGTCCTCCCAGCCCGGCCACGCCTCGGAGCCGTCGGCCATCCGGGTGGCCAGGCCGGCGCCCTCCTCGCGGATGCGCCAGAACGAGCGCATTTCAGCTGCGTCGGTGACGACCCGGGGAGCGCCAGGGGCGGCCTTCGCCAGCTTCGCGGCGGCGTCCGCGGCCTCGGCTGGTGAGTCGCCGCCGACCTCGACCAGCAGCCAGGCATGGCCGGTCGGCAGCGGCGCCGGCTTGCGGCCGCGCATCAGGAGCGCGTCGACCAGCGCCTGGTCGATGCCTTCGATGGTCAGCGGCTTCAACGGGATGATGGCGGGCGCGGCCGCCGCCGCGGCGATCGCGTCCGCGTAACCGAGGACGACGAGCGCGCGGTGGCGCGGAGCCCGGTTGAGGTGCAGGGTCGCGCCGAGCACGACCGCGCACGTTCCCTCGGTACCGACCAGGGCCCTGGCCAGGTGGCCGTGTTGCTCCGGCAGCAGGCGGTGCAGCGGGTAACCGGAGATCTGCCTGCTGAACCGGCCGAACGTGGTGCGGATCAGCGCGAGGTTGCCGTCGACGAGGTTCTTGAGGTCCGCGTACAGGCGGCCTTCGCGGGTGGGCTGCGACGCCAGCCGGGCCCACTCGTCCTTCTTGGTCGGGCCGAGGTTCAGCCGTGTCCCGTCGGCGAGGACGACGTCCAGCGCGTCGGTGTTGTCCGACGTCGTTCCCCAGGCGATCGAGTGCGAGCCGCACGCGTCGTTGCCGAGCATGCCGCCGATCGTGCAGCGGCTGTGCGTCGAGGGATCGGGGCCGAAGTCGAGGCCGTCCGGCGCGATCCGGCGGCGCAGCACGTCGAGTACCAGGCCTGGCTCGACGACCGCCGCGCGCCCGGCGATGTCGACGTCGAGGATCCGGTTGAGGTAGCGGGAGGTGTCCAGGACGACCCCGGGACCGATCGCGTTGCCCGCGATCGTCGTCCCGCCGCCGCGCATCGTGACCGGGACGCCGTCCTCGCGGCAGATCGCGAGCGTGGCCAGCACGTCGTCGACGTTTCGCGGCAGTACGACGCCCGCGGGTACCCGCCGGTGGTTGGACGCGTCGGCGGAGTAGAGCGCGCGGGCACCGGCGTCGAACGCGACGTCGCCGGCGATTTCAGCGCGCAACCGCCGCTCGAGCCGACCAGCGTCAACACCCTCGGAGATCGTCGTCACGAGTTCATGGTGCCAGCCCTGAATGCGACGCTGCGTTGGGCTACGTCCGGTATCCCCGCTACGGTGACTGGTGGTGCGTGAGGTAACTGAACCAACGCGAGCGCCGGGGCGTGCCCCGGCGCGGATGGTTGGTGGGCGCTACCGGATCGAGGACGTCGTCGGCACCGGCGCGATGGGAACGGTCTGGCGCGGTTTCGACACCCGGTTACGGCGTCCGGTCGCGGTCAAAGAGGTCAACCTCCCGGCGACGGCCACCGACGACCAGCGGACGGTGCTCACTCGACGGGCGATGTCGGAGGCACGGCACGCCGCTCGTGTCGCCCATCCGAACATCGTCGCGGTGCACGACGTCGTCGCCGATCACGGGCTGCCCTGCCTGGTGATGCGGTTGGTCGAGGGCCGTTCGCTGGGTGAGTCGGTGCGGGCCGAGGGGCCGGTGAGCCCGGCCCGCGCCGCGCAGATCGGAATCGCGCTGGTCGATGCGCTCGCGGCCGCTCACCGCGGCGGGGTCGTCCACCGCGATGTGAAACCGTCGAACGTGCTGCTCACCGACGACGGCGAAGTGCTGCTCACCGACTTCTCGATCGCCACCGACTCGTTCCGCGGCACGATGTCGGCCGGCAGCGGTGCGCTCGGCTCGCCCGGTTACATCGCCCCAGAACGGCTCAACGGCCACCCGACCGGCCCCGAGGCCGACCTGTTCGGCCTCGGCGCGACGCTGTTCTGCGCGGTGGAGGGCTCCGGCCCGTTCGACCGCACCGACCCGCTGGCCGCGCTGCTCGCGACCGCGACGGCCCCGCACCCGGCGCCTCGGCGGGCGGGCGCGCTGGCCCCGTTGCTCGACGTGCTGCTCGACAAGGACCCCGCCGCGCGTCCGGATCTGGCCCGGACACGGGCCGCGCTGGTCGCGGTCGCGCATGCTCCGGAGCCGGTCGTCGATGACGCTCCGACCGAAGAACTACAGAAAACCGAGGCGGACGACGAGCCGAGCACGCCGCCGCGCAGCGCAGTAGCCAGCCACGCCGCCCCACCGAGCGGTCGACGGATCCGGACGATCATCGCTGGGTTGGCCGTCGCCGTGTGCGCGGCCGTCGTCCTCGCGGCCGTCGTGCTGCAATCGGGCGGCGGCAAGGACGATGGGCGCGTGGCGGCGACCGCGTCGCTAGCCGCACCAGCGCCGAGCGGCCCGGACCAGTCCGCCTCACCGGCGGTCGGCTCGCCGTCGCCGTCGGCCAGCAAGTCCACGACGCCGACGCCGACCCCCCCGGCGTCCGCATCGAAGTCGGCGGCACCCTCGCCGAGCGCGTCACCGGAACCGGTCGGCCGGGTGACCGCGGCGGAGCTCTCGGTCTCGCCGACGAGCTACCTCGGGTCCTGCGCCGGGCCGGTGCCGTTCACGGTCGACCTCTCGGTTGCGGTGAGTGACGCTCCGACCGACGTCCGGTACACGATCTCGCTGGCGCCCGGCGACAGCGAGGTGGCGGGCGGCGGTGGTTCGGTCTCCGACGCCGAGCGCACGTTCGACACCTCTGACCAGGTCGGATTGGAATTCAGCCAGGGGAGCGGGACGTACGCTGTGCAGGCGATCGTGGAGTCTCCGACCCGCTATTCGCCGGTTCCCGCCCAGATCCGCGTTGTCTGCGTCGGTTGACCCGATCGTGCTGCCGGACGCTTTGTCGTACCGGTGAAATAGTGTCTCCCGTGCGGCCTGTCCGGTATCCGATTTGACCGTCGGAGCTGTGTGCACAGTGCAGCTACCGTCGTGCGGGACGACAGATGGCGGAGGAATGGCTGAGCAGAGGACAGTCCACGACCGGTACCGCCTGGACGAAGTAGTCGGTTCGGGTGGCATGGGTGTGGTCTGGCGTGCCTTCGATCTGCGTCTCGGCCGCACCGTCGCGGTCAAGGAGGTCCGTTTCCCCTCGACGATGACCGCCGAGGAGCGCACGAGCCTGACCAAGCGCGCGCTGCTGGAGGCCCGGAGCGCCGGGCGGCTCGACCACCCGAACATCGTGCCGGTGCACGACGTCATCATCAACGACGAGCAGCCGTTCATCATCATGCGCTTCGTCGAGGGCCGGTCGCTCGACCAGACCGTCGCCGCCGACGGGCCGCTCACCGACCAGGTCGTCGCGCTGATCGGCATGCAGTTGCTCGACGCGCTGGGCGCGGCGCACGCGGCCGACGTCATCCACCGCGACGTGAAGCCCCACAACGTCCTGATCCAGAAGGACGGCGTCGCGCAGCTGACCGACTTCTCGATCGCGTCGGTGTTCGGCACCGAGACGCTCACCAAGACCGGTGCGCTGCTCGGGTCGCCGGGGTACATCGCGCCGGAGCGGTTGATGACCGGCGAGACGACGCCGGCCGGCGACCTGTTCGCGCTCGGGGCGACGCTGTTCTTCGCGGCCGAGGGAATCGGGCCGTTCACGGCCAAGGAGACGATCGTCGGGCTGTTCGCCAGCGCGACGCAGCCCCATCCGCGCCCGAAGCTGGCCGGGTCGCGCCTCACCGCGGTGATCGACGGCCTGCTGGAGAAGGACCCTGGCGACCGGTTCGACCGGGACAAGGCCCGCGCGCTGCTGAAGGCCATCGCCGACAACGAGGACGACGAGGACGCGGCGACCCGAGCCGGTGAGTTCGTGCCGCCGCCGCCCGGCCGCGTCGACACCGACGACAAAGCCGGGCCGACGCAGGTGCGGCGCGGCTCCGCCCCGGTGCCGGGTCTGCCGCAGGGCGATCCGCCGTCCGAGAACAGCACGGCGGTGTTCGCCGGTCAGGCGCCGACGCAGTTACGTCCGCTGGCGTGGCAGTCGGGTGAGAGGAACAGGCGCGACTCCGGGGAGATCCCGCGGCCGGTCTCCGGGTCGGCGCCGATCTCGGGTGGCACGGTCTACGGTCGTCCGGTCTCCGGTGCGCCGGTGTCGGGTGCGCCGATCTCCGGCGGTGGGTTGGCTTCCGGGCCGCCGGTCTCGGGTGCCGGCGTCTACGGTGGCCCGGTCTCCGGCGGTGGTGTTCACGGTGGCCCGGTCTCCGGCGCCGGGGTTTCGGGTGG from Cryptosporangium aurantiacum includes:
- a CDS encoding serine/threonine-protein kinase, with protein sequence MAEQRTVHDRYRLDEVVGSGGMGVVWRAFDLRLGRTVAVKEVRFPSTMTAEERTSLTKRALLEARSAGRLDHPNIVPVHDVIINDEQPFIIMRFVEGRSLDQTVAADGPLTDQVVALIGMQLLDALGAAHAADVIHRDVKPHNVLIQKDGVAQLTDFSIASVFGTETLTKTGALLGSPGYIAPERLMTGETTPAGDLFALGATLFFAAEGIGPFTAKETIVGLFASATQPHPRPKLAGSRLTAVIDGLLEKDPGDRFDRDKARALLKAIADNEDDEDAATRAGEFVPPPPGRVDTDDKAGPTQVRRGSAPVPGLPQGDPPSENSTAVFAGQAPTQLRPLAWQSGERNRRDSGEIPRPVSGSAPISGGTVYGRPVSGAPVSGAPISGGGLASGPPVSGAGVYGGPVSGGGVHGGPVSGAGVSGGPVSGAGVSGGPVSGGPVSGGSVYGTPVSGGAGGGARELAWAPGAVSGGASGGQPPTFRPPSPSSSPPAGQRWRRALGVLTIIVLALGAGVIANLVVTQERTERANRAGSTVDGVSLDDEPSTQPTPGPATATSNGAKPVPSDDAPRPTPTTSGPTTSSAPPPEGKVTDASVAAPAELKPKDCTAPLEVSVTVTIAVSNPARVAWTVGQVGGDSLTGAGATKASPDTITKTYPFVQAKPATGTLTFTLSVTTPNGVKAAPAEVQVTCPPVETSVPPDPTNP
- a CDS encoding serine/threonine-protein kinase, whose protein sequence is MREVTEPTRAPGRAPARMVGGRYRIEDVVGTGAMGTVWRGFDTRLRRPVAVKEVNLPATATDDQRTVLTRRAMSEARHAARVAHPNIVAVHDVVADHGLPCLVMRLVEGRSLGESVRAEGPVSPARAAQIGIALVDALAAAHRGGVVHRDVKPSNVLLTDDGEVLLTDFSIATDSFRGTMSAGSGALGSPGYIAPERLNGHPTGPEADLFGLGATLFCAVEGSGPFDRTDPLAALLATATAPHPAPRRAGALAPLLDVLLDKDPAARPDLARTRAALVAVAHAPEPVVDDAPTEELQKTEADDEPSTPPRSAVASHAAPPSGRRIRTIIAGLAVAVCAAVVLAAVVLQSGGGKDDGRVAATASLAAPAPSGPDQSASPAVGSPSPSASKSTTPTPTPPASASKSAAPSPSASPEPVGRVTAAELSVSPTSYLGSCAGPVPFTVDLSVAVSDAPTDVRYTISLAPGDSEVAGGGGSVSDAERTFDTSDQVGLEFSQGSGTYAVQAIVESPTRYSPVPAQIRVVCVG